The Thermoleophilum album genome includes a window with the following:
- a CDS encoding cation:proton antiporter translates to MTFPIAAASDAANELGTLFIVLFAAKLGDELFRRLRQPAIVGEILAGVVVGPSLLGIVEPSRALDLFAELGVVFLLFWVGIETKLSELRAVGRAATLVGVLGVAVPLLGGFALGEALGESFATAVFLAAALVATSVGITSAVLVELGALARPGGRTILGAAVLDDILALLILAVAVGLVAEGDFDATGLVVTVVLSLAFVAFFALGGTRIARRWPQLLEAPRFAESPLLPAVLLCLGLAAFAAQIGLAAIVGAFLAGLIIAETKEKTPIEGEVAPLYAFLAPFFFVSIGVAVELDRLASLETLGLVVLVTLVAVATKFAGAWLGARSLGSKEATIVGVGMVPRGEVGIVVASIGLTERVIDQQLFGVIVAMSVLTTLIVPPLLRALLRGDRHHLEPVGAGG, encoded by the coding sequence GTGACCTTTCCAATCGCGGCGGCGAGCGACGCCGCCAACGAGCTCGGCACTTTGTTCATCGTGCTTTTCGCCGCGAAACTCGGCGACGAGCTGTTTCGGCGGCTGCGCCAACCGGCGATCGTCGGCGAGATCCTCGCCGGGGTGGTGGTCGGGCCGTCGCTGCTCGGCATCGTCGAACCGAGCCGAGCGCTCGACCTTTTCGCCGAGCTCGGTGTCGTCTTTCTGCTGTTCTGGGTTGGGATTGAGACGAAGCTTTCCGAACTGCGGGCAGTCGGTCGGGCGGCGACGCTGGTGGGGGTGCTGGGCGTCGCGGTGCCGCTGCTCGGTGGGTTCGCGCTTGGCGAGGCGCTCGGTGAGTCATTTGCCACCGCCGTGTTCCTGGCCGCGGCGCTGGTCGCCACCAGCGTGGGTATCACGTCAGCAGTGCTGGTGGAGCTCGGCGCCTTGGCGCGCCCGGGCGGGCGCACGATCCTGGGCGCCGCCGTGCTCGACGACATCCTCGCGCTTTTGATCCTCGCCGTCGCCGTCGGTCTCGTCGCCGAGGGCGACTTCGACGCCACTGGCCTGGTCGTCACCGTCGTGCTGTCGCTCGCCTTCGTGGCCTTCTTCGCGCTCGGCGGCACGCGCATCGCACGGCGCTGGCCGCAGCTGCTCGAGGCACCGCGCTTCGCCGAGTCGCCGCTGTTGCCGGCCGTGCTGCTGTGCCTCGGGCTCGCCGCGTTCGCTGCCCAGATCGGGCTGGCGGCGATCGTTGGGGCCTTCCTGGCCGGGCTGATCATTGCCGAGACCAAGGAGAAGACGCCGATTGAGGGCGAGGTCGCGCCGCTCTACGCGTTCCTCGCACCGTTCTTTTTCGTCTCGATCGGGGTCGCCGTCGAACTCGATCGTCTCGCCAGCCTTGAAACGCTCGGCCTGGTGGTGCTCGTAACGCTGGTCGCCGTCGCCACCAAGTTCGCTGGCGCCTGGCTCGGGGCGCGCTCGCTCGGCAGCAAGGAAGCGACGATCGTCGGCGTGGGCATGGTGCCGCGTGGTGAGGTCGGCATCGTCGTCGCCTCGATCGGCCTCACCGAGCGCGTGATCGACCAGCAGCTGTTCGGCGTAATCGTCGCGATGTCGGTGCTGACGACGCTGATCGTGCCGCCGCTACTGCGCGCGCTCTTGCGCGGCGACCGGCACCACCTCGAGCCCGTCGGCGCCGGCGGCTAA